The genome window aaaaaacacatttgataattgttttctgttttatGATCTTAAGAACAGAAACTTAGGCATTACCGGAGGAGTTCAAGGATGtaattttttatgacttattatccTCCACTTAGCCATCAATTCAAGATACGAAACTGTATACACTGGATACTTGGAGCCAGCCTACCCAAGGAGGAGCCGACAAGAGTATGaagaattaaagaagaaaaaacaacgCGTCTCTAAAAAGGGATGCATGAAGGAGGAGAGTTTGAGCGATTCAGCTATATTAGCACCTTCAGTGCCAAAGAAAAATGATAGTTGGAGTCTGATGAGTGGTTAGTTATGCCCTTTGATTTGTCAATTGAACCTAACACTTGTATGCATGTGGTAAACTATGTTCTAAAGCATACAAGGGAAAGTTAGTTTACCACTTCAAGTGAAAGTTAGTTGTGGTATATATTGATGCTATTTTACTATGCGTCACCAAACCACTTCAACATTTGAGACCTTAACTAACCACCCTGAAAGATCAACACTACATCATGACTGAGAAATCCTTCTAGGATATGAATTCAGCCAGGCAGGCATTCAGGTAGATAAATCTAAAGCTACCACAATTTGACATTATATCTTCCATCCAAGTTGTTTATTTGACTATAGAACTTCCCCAATACACATAGTAAGCTTATCACTGCTTGTTGAGTTTTTATCTGAGAAGGAGAAGAGCCACTTCCTGTCAAGGGCTTGAGAATAGTTTTACATCAGTTACACACCGAACAGGGTGTAGTAATGATAAAGAGTGTACATTTTCTATTCAGTAACAACTGAAATGAAGATATGGAAGCCAATTGCAGAGAATAACAATTCCACCTTAGGAGGCTGGAATTGGAAACTTCAGTTAAATCCAAAACTGGAAACGAATAACAACCAAAggtaaaaattcaaaataaaataagtctATGCTCCTGGATAAAAGGTACACCCTTCTGTTATCAAAGATTAAAAGATTCATAATTTAAGTTCTTCCAACTTCCAGCATAGTGACAAGGTCTTCCTTTTGTGAAACTCAAACATCTGAATTGAAAAGGCCTGGTTCAGGCGGAAAAGAACAATGATCATGGCATCAGCCTGCTGATGGGTCATTTCATTTACACTCTAATTCATGTAACATTCCAAAATAAAAGCTTAACAAAAATCACAAACAAGATGTTCAGCCAGTAAAGCCTACTATCCCAAAATTTACCAAAAGTGAGAAAATAATATCCTCTTGTcctaattttttccttttaaatcaattttcGCGCCTCGTAGACCTCTTTCGAGGAGGAGCATTAGTATCTTCCTCCtcattctcttcttctttctctctgcTGCTTCCTTGATCATTTGATGTCTCAGCAACTGTTGAGTTATTTGTTTGCCTGGTGATTTTCACCTGTGGTGACGCAACACATATAATAAGGACAAAGTGAACTGATATCTTCATGAGCTCCCATGGAAGCTTTGAAAGCTCAAATAAATCATCAATGGATGGTACAATGATAGAAAGTTCAAACTCACCGGCTTCTTCCCACCAAAAATGATCTTAAAGATAATAGTCAAGAAAACGATGACAATGGAGACAAGGATTCCAATCGTGAGGTTTGGTTGTTTCTCTCCCTTCTCAATTAGATCCTGTCAAATGAGCTCAGATTTCAAGATATTTTCCCAAAAACACCCACAATTTGCAGAAAAGGGGAGATGATGTCCTAATAACTTACCAAAAGCTTGGGTTTATATGCATTTAAGAAGGAAATATCCGCAATCTTGTAGAGGAGGTCAAATACCTTCTTCTGCAAGAATTAATCAAACACTTAGATTATAAATAGAAACAATCAGATAACAAGcacaggaaaaaaaatgtgtgcCATCCATTACCTGGAAGCCTGAGGGAACATCAAAACCAGCAGCTGCATCCTCAGCTTTCTGTTTCTCTTTCTCAACTTCAAATTTTGGCTTCCATGTGGTCTCCCGATATGATTCTGCAGTCTTCTCATCACTAGTTAtcaaaatattgtcaaacaataTACCATCCTGCATTGTCCAAATCTCAATGCCAATGGCAGCAACAGGCTCAATGTCAGGATGATCAAGTTCAAAATAGTCAGGGTTTGGAATCTGCTGAGGCTTCCAAATACCCTTGTAATTGGGGTTGTCAATAAGAGGGGCATGCCATTTCCCCTTGTAAGCTGGATTCCTCTTCAATGGCTTCTTCCATTCACCACAACCAGGTGCAATCTCACACTTTGGGTTATCTATCTTTGGTGCCTCCCATTCACCATCCTCCTCATCATCCCAATCTTCTGGTTTGGAGGCTTCGGGATCATCTATCTCCTCAGGTTCATCATCCAACCATCCTTCAGGTTTTACtgcttcttcatcttcaatttCCATGGGTGCATCCTCATCCCAGTCATCAGGCTTTACCGCATTGGGGTCTGGAATTTTTGGCCTCTCATCCCAATCCTCTGGTTTCTTATCATCTGGGTCAGGAATGGTCTTAGCAGGGATAAATGGAGGCTCAAAATCTTCAGATGAGAGGAAATTTGCCTTCTTCTTTTCCTCACCATCAATCAGAATTCGCACCTCATGATCAGGCTTCAAAATCGCAGTATAGACATGAGATAATTTGTCAGATGGAACAGAGGGTGGATACTTGAGATGGTGTTCAATGTATTCCCCACTCTTCGGGTTCTTATGCTTTACGATAAAGTGCACCTTGTTTGTAGACCCACATTTGTCAGGTCCAAACATGATAGAATAGGGAGATTCATTGTCAAATTCTTTGGATTTCCATGTAGCATCCTGAGGTCGAAGATATTTTAGATATGCACCACCACACTCAAGCCCATTCTGGAGCCTAGTCTCAAACTGGAGAACAGCAGTTCCATCCTTTAGACTCACTGCCTCATCAAGCTCTTTCACTATAGCATACTTCCTAGCTTTCTCACTCACAAGAAGCCCATGATCCTCATGTCCGTCACTCTTTGCATGTTTCCATACACCTAAAACCCCAGAAGCAAATTAACACAAATGTGCAAGCTCAAAAaggaaatgaattaaattaaatcaggCAAGAAAATGCTAGTGTGTGAAGGATTAAAGATGTGGAACATATCTAAAGGTTCTGAAAAGGCAGTGAACAccaaaaaatattgttaaaatagaAACACATAAATAATGCCAAACTATTGTCGAAGTAGAAAAAACTGGGACAGCGAGCATTGTCCCCATTAAACCCAATCCCTAATCATCTGGAAAAAGGtatatagaaaaacaaacatagATAGACACACGTGTGTGCATGCACATGTATAGAACCCAGTAGCAATCCCTGTTCGACCTGATACTGAAGTTTGGGATCTGAACATATGAAGTCAGCCATGCAAATACTTACCATCCAAGTTAGATTTAGTTTTCAATGACATATGTCAATAGAAAAAGTAGATAGcagattttaggaaataatcctaattaatatatatgtaaGAACAATCAACAAGCACGAACAATTAATACATAAAACCAAAAATCAGCACACAAGAAGAATTATTATCTAGTTTTGAGAAATAAAGGAAGAGTTATCTCTAAATTGAAATAAACAAAATTCCTTGAAAGGTTTAAGTTGCTTTTTCTCTACATTGAACTAAACTCCATGAATATATAATGTATTTAATCCGAAACATGTTTGGACGGAAATGGGTTATTATTAGAACATTACAATTAATACGTTAAACGTGCGCAAATGTGTTTTCTTATAAAACAATCATGGTCAATACCTGTTAACCGCAACTGAATGAGCTGAGTGATAAACTCAGACCccgatatttttatttttttattttgtaattttagcatcttagaaaaaaaattttgaacacCGATCAGAATTCAGCAAATATATacgaaaggaaaaaaaaattctaaatttggTGGAAGTGGAAGAGCAGATCAAAGAGGACAGAATGCATATCCATAAACTAACCTTTATAGTCTTCTTTCTCAGAAACGATCCAACGCCCTTCAAAATCGTCGTCGAAAGACTCGTAGAAGATctgaaaaccaaaaataatacataaaaacaaaaaatgaaaaataatcatacaGAGAAGGGTTGAAAATGGTGCAAATCTTACAGAATCAGAAGCGCATAGCTGAAGTGATGCGCAAGCTATTACAGCAAACACAACATATAGGGGTAGCAGAGAAACTCGTTTCCCTTCTCCCATCTCTCAAACTCCCAAACCCTCAACCTACTTTTTTTCTCTCGTTTGCTCTTCTACGATTTCCAGATCGCTCCTGCTCTTCATATAACATTTTGCCCAGACCCATCGACCTGTTTCGACCAATCGGATTGCTTGCCACGTTCATTTGTCCAACCATAGTGCGCCACGTAAGCGACGTACACTTGTCCAAAGCTGCCTGGACATTTGCTAGATTGTTTTTGGATCCATCTTGACCGTCAAATGCGTAGACTCACTCCAGGGCTCATTCCCATCTTTGGGCTTGGGCGTACAGTTAGGTTAGTTAGGCCCAGCCTCCATCAAATGGTTATCCAAAAAGCCCACATTCCCACATGCCCAAAACCTCTTTGaaatgcttcttcttctttgggTCAGCTACTTGTTTCTCCCCTTTTGATAAGAAAATCAagagattaattacaaaattaattgaaatagaTTAAATATAGCCCCAGCAACATCACTAAGGAATGATCTGCAGATTCATAGCATGCTTCAAACATCAGCAGGTCTTATAATTCCAGACGGCAGATGCATGCATGCACAAAAGGCATTCCATCTTGTTTATGTTTGGTCCAGATTTCCTCATCCTAGAACGAGGAAACACGCGTACAAAATCTAACAAAGTAGAACCTCTCTTCTTATTTCTTCCACTCCAAGACAAATGCTGAAAACCATGGTTAGTAGTTCCGTGTTTTGATTGCACCTCAATTGAAGTTTCCTTAAAATAAGAGGTCAGGagtgttgaggcctcgcgtccctggtgatccacgtagttgccaaatggatggacgcacgatctcaaccaatatagattcttgGTTCAATCGTActacctgcaaaaggcgtccggacaagGTAttcggacgcaccctccgatggttttgtcagccatggttagagagatagagataaatcagttggccttttaccagATATAGCAaacttaccttcctctttgtgtgaagattcatatatatagtatcagaagctttgtttctctttttaatggtagggagatattttgtgttgtcatgatgacactaggtggtgacagggccatcatcaccctacgggcggctgataGAGATCGTGGTAGTTGTTGCGACTGTCAGaaatcgtgggaagtgatcataGGAAGTGACTTGTCGTCACTTCATTTTTGTCCTTTCACCCTGCaagtggcggaacgtgggccatggcaggctgttgtgataacgtgtaagacttgcttacttcagtcaatgatccggacaaacataCCCGGATAGTGtatgtcggtcgtccggatgtgCTGTGGCAGTCGTCCGGATGTTATGTTTGTGAGTGTTGTGTGCCtctccttgagggagtccggataggagaagcgcgccacgtgtactcTTAGGGAAATCTGGATGAGGCTGATCCGGATGAGAATGTGTGTCACGTGTCATTAggagatgtgtgccacgtgtggGGAGGGGTCCTTACCAtacccccctttttaacttgcctattttgcctgagcaaaaatgggcgggttaaaaataattggttttttgaaaCTGAGGTTTACTTTTTGCGCtcattgggccacgtggcgagcaAGGGCGAAGAGAGAGAAGAACATTTATGATGAGCCGTCGTCTCTGGGTATTCCCAGGCAGcgtgtcgtttcaatgatggcGTAGCTGAGCGTTTGGTATTCCGAGGGGCTGTCGCCCTATAAATAGCATACTGTGCCTTCTGTTTGCGTTTTTCCTACTGCATTTTTCCATTGGTGCTTCTTCTTCTACCTTCTATGCTCCTTTGTTTCCGAGTGAAGCCCTAGGGTTTTCTGCTGGTGATTTTCTCGTCTTGACGGTGACTGCATTGCAGTTTTCAaccttttcttccatttttacacaTGGTATGTATATTTGCTCTTGTCTTTTCCTTGTTGCGCTTTGGTTTTGTTGATTGTTTCTGGCTTGCTTGGGCAAGTGTCTTTGCGACTGGGTGTTGTCAATGGTTTCGAGGGTTTTTATTGCCCCCTTGTGTTTTATGTGGGTTGGGGGTTTTTCTTTGGGGTAGAGTTTGTCGTTTAGGGTTGTGGGACCGGTTTGTTGTGTTTTTGACTGTTGGTACTTCCTCCATGCAAATTTCATTTCATCGCGAGGCTAAAAAATGTCTGCGAACTAGGAAGCGACCTCTTCTGGCCCGTCCGGCGCTGCTCATGCCGAGAAGTCTGTGGAAAAATTGAGTGTGAGGGAGTTCCGCGAACTGTTCTGCATCCCCAACGGTGTATCTGTTGAACTAACTGATGGGGAGGCTGTGTTGACTGAGAAGGGTGACGACCACGCTATTTACTTTAGCAAGGAGCAGTTCAACACTGGGCTCCGGTTTCCCTTGTCGTCGCTGTTCAAGGAGTTTCTGCACTTCACCCAGATTCCTCCGGCATATATTCATCCGAATAtggtccgggtgctgatggggtgCAGCATTCTAAGCCTGCTGTTCAATTTGGACCTTTCACTGCTGGAGGTTCTCTTCATCTATTCTATCAAGAAGGTGAAGAGTGACATCTTTAGCTTTGTCGCTTGCCTTCCGTCCCTGCAGTTGGTGACCAGCCTGTCGGACTCGACCAAGGGGGCTGCCAAGGGCCATGTGCTGGTTAAGGGCTTATGGGCGGGCTTGGCGGGGCATCCGGACAGGTCATTCGCCCCCAACCAATTGTTGAAGGTCCCCGGTATGATTATTCCTTGTTTTTCCATGTGTTGTGAGTTTAGGTCAGCATTGTTGGGTTGCTGACATACTCTTGCTTTATTGGGTGCAGGCCAGGATAAAAGGGGAAAATCAGTGGAGTGGGTGGAGAAGGCCTTGTTCGACCGTTTGAACAGGCTCTTCAAGATTGCGGCGGCCGAGCGGAGTTGTGACATGCTGCTCTCCGCGCAGAACCTCCGTTTGGTCACCCGGGAGCCGCAACCGTACGTGCTGAACATACTCCCAAGGCGGCTGCCTAAAGAGGTGGTGGTTGGGGAGCACTTCGTTCTTCCAGACCTGCCATTCTATGCAGCGGTGCAGAGGGCAGACGCCCGGACACGCAAAACTCGCCTTAATAACCGggaggaaaaaaggaaagaggggCTTTTGCGGAAGGCTCCAGGTGGCAAACGGTCCGCGTCCTCTCCACCTACTAGTGCTCcagcaaagaagaagaagaaggtttcAAATAAGGGGAAAGAAGTGAAACTCCCCACTCCTCCAAAGAAGGTTGTAATCCCCCCTTCAACTTATGTGAAGGAAGTGACAATAAGAGAGCCGAAAGACCCCGTCCCGCCCTCTATTTCAAGCGGTCCCGAACATCTCGCGGGTCTGAACCACTCGGGGCCTTCACAGTCAGTGGCTGAATGCCTGGCTCTTCTGGCTGAGGAGACGATTTCAATAAATCAGCCTGGTTCTCCCCATCCGGATGCGGATGTAGCCGAGGCTTCTTGTGCGGCCGCATCGCCTCTTTCGGCACCCCCAAGGGAAGAAGTAGGGTCAGAAAGCCAAGGTTTGCCTTCTTGCGGGCCAAACCCTTTTGCCCTTGTACCGGCGAAGGGGCCAGCTAGAAGGAGGTCGCGTCCGGCGCGAGACCTAAAGTCTGGCCTCTTGGGGCGGGTTCAGGATCGGTTCTTGGAAACCATTGAAGTCAGCTGCTCGTTCGTCCAGGATGATCATCCGGAGGAGAGCAAGGCGGAGATGGCAGCAGAGAACCCACCCGCCCCGGTGGTGGTCCTGGATGGGGGCTCACCCGGAGAGACTCAGCCGGCCGAGACTGCCAGGGCCCCAGACCCGGAGGAGGAGTCACTCTCCAATGCTTCATCAAGGGGGAATCCCGTTGATGATGCAGCTTGCATCTCTACTAGCGCTTTCAGCTACGTGGAGTTGAAAGAGAAGCTGAAACGGATTCCACCCGGCTCAAACGTTGTCATGGCCTCAACAAAAATATTCGAAGTGGTGGAAATGGTATAGTTTtacttcttcatttttcttgccATTCTGATATGTTTGTGCGTGGTTTGTAACTTTGTTCTTCTTGTTTGCATGTTTCTCTGCAGCTGGTGAGCGGTCTTCGCGGCATGGTCCAACAACACAATATGTTTTTTGACCTGCTTCGGACTGTTGATTACATGAAGGCCTTCGCCTCTCAGCGTAGAGATAGTGAAGATAAGTTGCGTTTGAGACTGGAGGAGGCCGAAGCCAGTTTATCCACCGCTCGAGAGGATAACGAGGCTCTCTGGGCAGAACTTGCTGAGGCAAAGTGCCGGGAGGAAACTTTGGATGCCCGTCTGCTTGAGGCGGAGGATGAGAAGGCTCTTCTGAGGGGCgaggtgaggcaactccggacGGAGGTATCTAttgagaaaaagcaaagagaagacTTGCAGCTGCACTTAACATCGCAAAAAGAAGAGCTGGAGAGTGAGATTGCTGCAgaaagggaggaacttgaaGCGGACTACCAGAAGCAAGTAGACGACATGTACTTCTTCGGCTATCGCTGCTGTATGAAGAAACATGGCATCAAACGGGACGTCCCTTCAATACCCCCAGGCGAGGAGGAAAAACTGCGCGGCAAGCCTGctcaatgagagcttttctttttgtaatatttacTGCTATCTTCTTTCTGTATCTTTGTAGTCCGGAGAACTCTTTGTATATAACTTttacaaatatcaataaaacataCTTTTCATATCTGTACTTGTCTCTTTCTTTCACTGGTAATATTGCTTTAAATTGAACACATTCCACGGTCTGAGTAATGGAGTTCCGTCTAGCTTTTGTAGATGATAAGCTCCactttcacttgacttagatactatatagggtccttcccagttgGCTTGAAATTTTCCTGCTCCTGTTTCAACACTAttatcaaaaacttttctaagtaccATCGTACCATTTTTTAAGCTTCTGGGTCTtactttgcgattgtaatgagtggatgccctttgttgatagtctGTCATCCGGATGGATGCATTTTCCCTTACTTCATCTGCCCAGTCCAAGTTTCTTCCTAACTCCGTGTTTGCATCATTTTGCTTCGCTGCCTCAGTCCGGATAGTGGGTAACCCTATTTCGGTAGGAATGATGGCGTCCATACCGTATGCGAGGGCGAAGGGAGTGTTTCCTGTCGGACGTCCAAGTGTGGTTCGATAagcccacaggacgccgggtagctcctccacccattttcctttggcttgctcgagccttttctttaaggcagtgattagAGTTTTTTTTGTGGCTTCTGCCTGcccattactttgaggataacgcggtgtggagtatgaattctgGATGTTtagttccgaacagaaattccggaAGGCGATGCTATCAAACTGTGGACCATTGTCGGCTATAATGGTTTGGGGGATTCCAAAGCGACAAATGATGTTTTTTcatacgaacttggtgacatctttgtctttgatgctagcgtatgcttcggcttccacccatttactaAAGTAATCCGTGGCGACGAGCAGGAATTTCTTTTGAGCGGGTGCGGTTGGTAAGGGTCCTACTATATCCATACCCCACTACGCGAAGGGCCAGGGGCCTGAGATTGGTTTCAATGTCTCCGACGGCATGTGTGGAATGGAAGCAtgcctttgacatttatcacattttttgacataggcTGCTGCATCCTTCTTCATGGtgggccaataatatccttgcgaATGGGCCCTATGCGCTAGAGACCGTCCTCCAGAATGATTGCCACATACTCCCTCGTGCATTTCAGCTAACACATACAGGGCCTCTGAATGACTTAGGCACCAAAGGTAGGGACCTGTGAAAGAGCACTTGTACAAGTGCCCCCCAACCAGAGTGAAACGGGTGGCTTGCACCCGGATCTTGTGTGCTTGCTTAGGATCTTCGGGCAGAGTGCCTGTCTGGAGGTATTGTATAATGTCGTTTGTCCATTATTGGTCGTCTGGTTGGCTTGCCTCAATGACGTTGCAAGTGGAGGTCTCCGTGACGGAAGAGTTGGCTTGCACATGTACAGGCAAAAATATGGTTTCTTTGATAGGGAGGGAGACAACTATGCCTGCCAAGGCGTCTGTGCGTCCATTTTCAGTTCGTTTGATTTTTTCGATCGTCCACTTGGTGAATCGTTGTAAGATATCTCTCACCTTAgctaagtatcgcgccatgcgctCATCTTTAGCTTCATATTCCTTCTGGACGTGTCTGACCACAAGTTGAGAATCACTATAGACACGGAgcttggagacggatagagccagGGCGAGGGCCAATCCGGATAGGATGGcttcatattctgcttcattgttggctcggatggcttgctccagatgttccccTGTTGGGGATTGTAGTAGAAGCCCGACTCCGGACCCTGATGATCGTGAGGCTCCATCAACTCGTAAAGTCCACCACTTTTTTTCACTTTGTTCCTAGCGTTGGCTAGGCATTCGGGAGTATTccagcacgaagtcagccattacttggcctttcatggacaatctaggttggaactcgattccaaattcgctcaattcgatAGCCCGTTGAAGCATTCTTCCGGTTAAGTCTGGCTTGTGAAGAATGTTACGGAGGGGCTGGTCAGTTAGCACGACCACCGGATGGGCTTGgaaataggggcggagcttcTAGGCGGCGCTCCGAAGGGCCAAGGCTATTaactccatttttgaatatctggtttctacgtccGCCAATGCTCTACTGACgtagtagataggtttctgctccttgggcGAGGGGCAGCGGAACAGAACAGCGCTGATTGCCCACTCTGACACAACCAGATACATGTACAATTTTTCTTTAGGAATGAGGCTGCTCAGAATGGGCGGCTGCGTAAGAcagtgtttaattttttcaaaagcattttgatAGCAGTCCGTCCATCCGTttgctccagcttttcgtattgccaagaagaagggtcgaagttcatcagtgaagcgggctataaaacgccCTAGTGCGAcaagcttgcctgtgaggcgttgtaatTCCTTCTTGCTCCTAGGAggaggtgtttccatgactgccttgatTTGATCCGGGCTAACTTCTAtccctctttggctgaccataaatcccaaaaatttgccagcacttacgccaaaggcgtatttagaaggatttagcttcatgtcatacttccttaagaggtgaaaaacttcttgcaaGTGGAGGACATGCTCCTCTCGGGTTTTGCTCttaaccacgatatcatcaatatatacttctaccgtgtggcctatcagaggtttaaAGATCTTCGTCATcagtctctgataagtggcgtcggcgtttttgagtccgaacgGCATGACTCTGTAGCAATAGAggtcgtgtggcgttatgaTTGCTGTTTTTTCCTCATCAGCCGGGGACATGGAGATttggtgatatccggagaaggcatccaagaaagagagcatcccttgcccagtAGTGGAATCtacaatttgatctattcgtggtaaaggaaaactgtcttttgggcatgcaGTATTGAGGTTGGTGTAGTCGACGCACACTCGTcatttgccttcttttttgggCACCACCACAACATTTGCCAACCAGTCCGGGTAAtctacttctctgatgaatccggcttctagTAATTTGTCAACCTCATTCCGGATAATTGTTTGCCTGTCCGGGTGGAAACGTCTAACCTTCTGCCGGATGGGTCTGGCTGTCGGCAAGACGTTAAGATTATGAGAAGTAATGGATgaatgaattcccttcatatcagaatgtg of Vitis vinifera cultivar Pinot Noir 40024 chromosome 17, ASM3070453v1 contains these proteins:
- the LOC100259611 gene encoding calnexin homolog, which encodes MGEGKRVSLLPLYVVFAVIACASLQLCASDSIFYESFDDDFEGRWIVSEKEDYKGVWKHAKSDGHEDHGLLVSEKARKYAIVKELDEAVSLKDGTAVLQFETRLQNGLECGGAYLKYLRPQDATWKSKEFDNESPYSIMFGPDKCGSTNKVHFIVKHKNPKSGEYIEHHLKYPPSVPSDKLSHVYTAILKPDHEVRILIDGEEKKKANFLSSEDFEPPFIPAKTIPDPDDKKPEDWDERPKIPDPNAVKPDDWDEDAPMEIEDEEAVKPEGWLDDEPEEIDDPEASKPEDWDDEEDGEWEAPKIDNPKCEIAPGCGEWKKPLKRNPAYKGKWHAPLIDNPNYKGIWKPQQIPNPDYFELDHPDIEPVAAIGIEIWTMQDGILFDNILITSDEKTAESYRETTWKPKFEVEKEKQKAEDAAAGFDVPSGFQKKVFDLLYKIADISFLNAYKPKLLDLIEKGEKQPNLTIGILVSIVIVFLTIIFKIIFGGKKPVKITRQTNNSTVAETSNDQGSSREKEEENEEEDTNAPPRKRSTRREN